The DNA sequence CGGCAGGCCATTTCGACGGATCGGCGCAAGCGTCGAAAGCGCCATGGTCGGCGAGCACATGCACGCGCATGGCCTGGATCTTGCCGTCCTTGGTGGCAGCAAGCTCAGTGGTCATGTGGTAGTCGCGGGCGAACGACGTGGTGGAAAGGTTTTCCATCCGGTCTTCGACCCATTTGACCGGCACGCCCAGCACAATGGAGCCGACAACCGAGCAGACATAGCCGGCGTAAGCGCCGACCTTGTTGCCGAAGCCGCCGCCGATATCGGGTGCGATGACATGGATCTTGTGCTCGGGAAGTCCCGAAATCAGCGAGACGACGGTGCGGATGACGTGCGGCGCCTGGAAGGTGCCCCACAGTGTGAGTTCACCCTTGACCTTGTCGAAGGAGGCCACCGACTGGCAGGTTTCCAGCGGTGAGGGATGGGTGCGGTGATCGACCAGCATCTCCTTGATGGTCACATCGGCATTGGCGAAGACCGCGTCAGTTGCCTCCTTGTCGCCGATCTTCCATTCGAAAATGTGATTGGGATGTTTGCGCGGACCGTGTGCGCCCTCCATCTTGTCCTGAATGTCTTCGCGCAGGATCGGCGCGTCGGGCAGCATCGACTTGAACGGGTCGACGATGCACGGCAGGGCTTCATATTCCACGTCGACCAGTTCGGTGGCGTCGGAGGCGATGTAGCGATCCTCGGCAATGACGAAGGCCACTTCCTGGTTCTGGAACAGAACTTTTTCTTCGGCCAGGACCGCCTGCACATCACCCGCCAGTGTCGGCATGTAATGCAGACCCAGCGGCTTGAGGTCGGCTGCAGTCAGCACGGCAACGACGCCCGGCAGGGCCTTGGCGCGGCTGGTGTCGATGCTCTTGATCCGTGCATGGGCGTGGGGCGAACGGACAAAATCGCCAAACAACATTCCTGGCAGTTTCAGGTCATCGACATAGCTGCCCTTGCCTTGGGTGAAGCGGACATCTTCGACCCGCTTGCGCTTGCAGCCCATGCCCTGGAGTTTTTCGGTGCGCTCAGCGCGGTCCTGATCAATTTTGGTCTGGTCGTTCATTCTGCAGCCTCCTGAAACGGGGTGCCGTTGATCTTCGCGGCGGCATACTGGATCGACTTGACGATGTTGACGTAGCCGGTGCAGCGGCAAAGGTTGCCGGAAATGCCATGGCGGATTTCGTCTTCGGTCGGTGCCGGATTTTCCTGCAACAGGCGGTGCGCCCGCAGGATCATGCCGGGTGTGCAGAAACCGCACTGCAGACCGTGCATCATGCGGAAGCCTTCCTGCAGCGCACTCAACGTACCGTCGGCATTGGCAACGCCTTCGATGGTGGTGATTTCAGTGCCGTTGGCCTGCACCGCGAAAGTCATGCAGCTCTTGACCGACATGTCGTCCATGTCAACGGTGCACGCACCGCAATGGCCCGTGTCGCAACCAATATGGGCTCCGGTCAGGCTCTGTTGTTCGCGCAGGAAATGGATCAGCAATGTGCGCGGCTCAACCAGAGCCTCGACCTTCTTGCCGTTGATCGTCAGTTCGATATGCGATTTTGTCATTGGAATTCCCCCTCAACCTTTGGCACGGGACTGAGCCCGCTCAAGTGCGCGCCGCACCATGACACCTGCCATTTTGGTGCGATATTCCGCAGGCCC is a window from the Hoeflea sp. IMCC20628 genome containing:
- a CDS encoding (2Fe-2S)-binding protein, with product MTKSHIELTINGKKVEALVEPRTLLIHFLREQQSLTGAHIGCDTGHCGACTVDMDDMSVKSCMTFAVQANGTEITTIEGVANADGTLSALQEGFRMMHGLQCGFCTPGMILRAHRLLQENPAPTEDEIRHGISGNLCRCTGYVNIVKSIQYAAAKINGTPFQEAAE